One part of the Podarcis muralis chromosome 3, rPodMur119.hap1.1, whole genome shotgun sequence genome encodes these proteins:
- the LOC114594773 gene encoding cullin-9-like isoform X2 → MDLCWQGAFPVMVIERQNGNVLVHLGPKIQSYPEELIRQRRGHNGHVEYLIRWNLENGTGSRPGTCSAESSMENFLMWMSADDAYANCPTLLGKRTPKEESSRRIFPPDVTLDEPSLSEMKADVRNLVQRAAWQMASPTVPQSSILNTIQVLSAYASIGSLMGVFKETGALSLLMKMLCNEEEQIRRSAGKILRALASHDAGSRAYVLLSLSRQDGIEQHMDFDSRYTLLELFAETTSSEEHCMSFEGIPLPQIPGKLLFSLVKRYLCATSLVDKRHSATDPGGEHAASEPFSACSGDSKRLQREFDFSMAMSSLVSELVQAMGWDRGWQLRTLSRKPPWAAQSIFQSQAPSGATVPPATQVPQKETSTFKLRSAFPSRNSYVEYVQEKLVRGMRVRMLEDYEKVCAGDEGEFLQSNDGTPPIQVYWESLGRTYWVHWHMVEIIASSGHADEKAQEKLTSLTASLRRDTANQATYRKPLRGLYLAPYLTDHMKEKSETLSRAEWWELLFFVKKLEQQEQQEVVQLIQQNEKLPELDEEGLIPLSVSIELAQKVLQFLSRRCQGNAQRDLRSSHVYLKYSSSEGGTEQDGQKVDLAPAKCGSLSKAMGSRKTEEDSLPAPSAEEKTDTQLVHELLRVEGLSYPDTLDEKTKAFCSVKLVGKKSTIEQLSDALEMIQKPSCDAEQQMAGLRFAISILEEELERERQERHVVRMECELSRREKTGRLLVELLSHRVEEKLVMVLALQMLCRFMAKYDWRVLFALGGGLRSVLQCMQKHSTSASVQQAGLAALKILLGAGNCELPGGCEKHYPLKPSDARAIQELFTGVGPASSKVPGNLLCAIPAAIEKMLNTPGASAAVRNGFLVLNRLIDYHKGLAEQLENGDLHAVLQSCCQAGQSSNETLARIVLSRLAGRKLPLSQENAVSAASFDLKDIDVPKLLSSLHTSSVCKEMVMALEGCICGQGAFPMGNSCELLADVLLLKDLVPLGSERDVLLGTLRLLNKFLDSSWEDSVPWHKCIESCLSSMSAHLNDQEVVQESIDFLHHLATLDRDCAVSMCCLRTKEALAKVVEKHGSGLPRVTELGDLVSKCEKYAGLYKKMTASILAGCIQVVLGQIEEHRQTHQPINIPFFDVFLHSLCQGCSTEVKDDKCWERVEVSSNPQQASKLTDGNPKTYWESNGNSTSHHINIYMHRGVIIRQMSLLVTSEDSSYMPARIMVMGGESAASVSIKLNTVTVPPSASRVILLENMNCFWPIIQIKIKRCQQGGIDTRVRGIEVLGPKPTFWPIFKEQLCRRTYLFYTTKAHTWCQEISEDRMQLLQLFNRLNSALRHEQVFADRFLPDDEAAQALGKTCWEALISPLVQSITTPDPSGISPLSWLLSQYLENLEASRSAKSRAAIFNSRVRRLSHLLVHVDSSSPEPEELKPPVKSNGKNGKNKESSSGTVKAAVKKPSSTTGITQCWKGVVQQQVKLFLESSWQAPDFVERYCNTYLRLRTAMEELFGQQMSFMLALCHGFSGGLLQLSFLTAMHVSEQFARYIDRWIQESWADSGNVETLRRLQQSLEPVLFLAGLELANTFEHFYRCYLGDRLLSQGKTWLECAVVEHIGLCFPNRFPQQMLKNLSELEEQQQQFHLFQLEQLDKHLLELDQDGNWEAEEEMEEGEMVEAQQLFSREEEAEVKVLALSPRCWTISSFCYLEDPARFFPESLSQHLSKFADFYTQSQSRFGLEHTKPRRLQWTWLGHAELEYQGCLLHVSTLQMYILLCFNTAQEVSVERLFQATGLSPELLDCALKPLTTNGILTQSQGILRLSEGTLAQAPSQRLWLLPKQTYFDVEENKGRALEKKRNTTCCLLLEILKEERELHIDSLVFRVIDACQKRKPGSVPKFSRFCCSSADVLSCVLHLLNQGSIQRREDHPHLLQCVSTEPPALPAPRNQPQVVFQTVEIKKAPTAPCPEKRQAFSTFR, encoded by the exons atggacctttgttggcaag GTGCTTTCCCTGTCATGGTGATTGAGAGGCAAAATGGGAATGTGTTAGTGCATCTCGGACCCAAGATTCAGAGCTATCCTGAGGAGTTAATCCGGCAGCGCCGTGGTCACAATGGGCACGTTGAATACCTGATTCGCTGGAACCTGGAAAATGGTACAGGAAGTAGGCCTGGCACCTGTTCAGCAGAGAGCAGCATGGAGAATTTCCTGATGTGGATGTCGGCAGATGATGCCTATGCCAACTGCCCAACACTCTTAGGCAAGAGGACACCCAAGGAAGAGAGTTCACGCAGAATATTCCCTCCCGATGTCACGTTGGATGAACCATCTCTTTCGGAGATGAAGGCCGATGTCCGGAACTTAGTGCAGCGGGCTGCTTGGCAAATGGCCAGCCCCACAGTCCCTCAGTCCTCCATCCTGAACACCATTCAAGTGCTCAGTGCTTATGCCAGTATTGGCTCATTGATGGGGGTCTTCAAGGAAACGGGTGCCCTCAGTCTGCTGATGAAGATGCTGTGTAACGAGGAGGAGCAGATCCGTCGCAGCGCAGGCAAGATCCTGAGGGCTCTGGCTTCTCACGATGCAG GAAGCCGAGCCTATGTCCTCTTGTCCCTGAGCCGGCAGGATGGCATTGAACAACACATGGACTTCGACAGCCGCTACACCCTCCTCGAGCTGTTTGCAGAAACAACATCCTCAGAAGAGCACTGCATGTCCTTTGAGGGGATCCCCCTTCCACAG ATTCCAGGGAAGCTGCTGTTTTCTCTGGTGAAGCGCTACCTATGTGCCACCTCCCTCGTGGACAAACGCCATAGCGCCACAGACCCGGGAGGGGAGCATGCAGCCTCTGAGCCCTTCAGTGCGTGCTCCGGGGACAGCAAAAGGCTGCAGCGTGAGTTTGACTTCAGCATGGCCATGTCCAGCCTTGTTTCAGAGCTGGTGCAGGCCATGGGCTGGGATCGCGGCTGGCAGCTCCGGACTCTCAGCAGGAAGCCGCCCTGGGCAGCTCAGTCTATCTTCCAGTCCCAGGCTCCCAGTGGCGCCACCGTCCCGCCAGCCACTCAGGTCCCCCAGAAGGAGACCAGCACTTTCAAACTGCGCTCAGCCTTCCCCAGTCGCAACAGCTATGTGGAGTACGTGCAGGAGAAGCTGGTGCGGGGCATGCGCGTGCGCATGTTGGAAGACTATGAGAAAGTCTGTGCGGGAGACGAAGGCGAGTTCCTCCAGAGCAATGACGGCACGCCACCCATCCAG GTTTACTGGGAGTCTCTGGGCCGCACATACTGGGTGCATTGGCACATGGTTGAGATCATTGCTTCCTCGGGGCATGCAGATGAGAAAGCCCAAGAAAAGTTAACCAGCCTTACAGCTTCTCTGAGACGGGACACAG CTAACCAGGCAACGTACCGTAAACCGCTTCGGGGCCTGTACTTGGCGCCATACCTGACGGATCATATGAAGGAGAAGTCTGAGACTCTGAGCCGGGCTGAATGGTGGGAGCTCCTCTTCTTCGTTAAGAAGCTGgaacagcaggagcagcaggaagtGGTCCAGCTCATCCAGCAGAACGAGAAG CTGCCAGAGCTAGACGAAGAAGGCCTGATCCCGCTGTCTGTCTCCATAGAGCTAGCTCAGAAAGTGCTGCAGTTCCTGAGCAGGCGCTGCCAGGGCAATGCCCAACGTGACCTGCGCAGCTCCCACGTCTATCTCAAGTATTCCTCCAGCGAAGGAGGGACAGAGCAGGATGGACAAAAAGTGGACCTGGCCCCTGCGAAGTGTGGCAGCCTTTCCAAAGCCATGGGGTCCAGAAAGACAGAGGAGGACTCGCTTCCAGCTCCATCCGCGGAAGAGAAAACAGACACCCAGCTGGTTCATGAGCTCCTCAGAGTGGAAGGACTTTCTTACCCAGACACGCTGGATGAGAAAACCAAAG CTTTCTGCAGTGTGAAGCTGGTCGGGAAGAAGAGCACCATCGAGCAGCTCTCCGATGCCTTGGAGATGATCCAGAAGCCCAGCTGTGACGCTGAGCAGCAGATGGCTGGTCTCAGATTCGCCATCAGCATCTTGGAGGAGGAGCTTGAGCGGGAGAGGCAAGAGAGACATGTCGTCAGGATGGAGTGTGAGCTCTCCAGAAG GGAGAAAACGGGGAGGCTGCTGGTGGAGCTGCTGAGTCATCGAGTGGAGGAGAAGCTGGTGATGGTGTTGGCACTACAGATGCTGTGCCGGTTCATGGCCAAGTATGACTGGCGGGTCCTCTTTGCCCTCGGAGGGGGGCTGCGCTCCGTGCTACAGTGCATGCAGAAGCACTCCACGTCTGCATCGGTGCAGCAGGCTGGCTTAGCG GCATTGAAGATACTGTTGGGAGCTGGGAACTGTGAGCTACCAGGAGGCTGTGAGAAGCACTACCCTCTGAAACCCTCAGATGCCCGGGCAATACAAGAGCTCTTCACCGGCGTTGGTCCTGCTTCCAGCAAAGTCCCTGGCAATTTGCTCTGCGCCATCCCTGCTGCGATCGAGAAGATGCTGAACACACCTGG GGCCTCGGCAGCAGTTCGGAATGGGTTTCTGGTGCTCAACCGATTGATCGACTACCACAAGGGCCTGGCGGAGCAGCTGGAAAACGGTGACCTCCACGCagtcctgcagagctgctgccaagcCGGCCAGAGCTCCAACGAGACGCTGGCTCGGATAGTGCTCAGCCGCTTGGCTGGACGTAAGCTGCCCCTGAGCCAGGAGAACGCAG tctctgcagcctccTTTGACCTGAAGGATATCGATGTTCCCAAACTGCTGAGCAGTCTGCACACCAGCAGTGTTTGCAAGGAGATGGTGATggccctggagggctgcatttgtggCCAGGGTGCCTTCCCCATGGGAAACAGCTGTGAGCTTCTGGCAGACGTGCTTCTGCTCAAAGACTTGGTGCCACTGGGATCTGAGAGGGACGTACTGCTGGGAACATTAAG gcTTTTGAACAAGTTCCTGGACAGTTCCTGGGAAGACTCAGTGCCCTGGCATAAGTGCATTGAGTCTTGCTTGTCTTCCATGAGTGCTCACTTAAATGATCAAGAG GTTGTCCAGGAGTCCATTGATTTCCTTCATCACTTGGCAACCCTGGACAGAGACTGtgctgtttccatgtgctgcctgCGTACCAAGGAAGCCTTGGCCAAAGTCGTGGAGAAGCATGGCTCCGGTCTCCCACGGGTGACGGAACTGGGGGACCTCGTGAGCAAGTGCGAGAAGTACGCCGGCCTGTATAAGAAGATGACCGCCAGCATCCTGGCTGGCTGCATCCAG GTGGTTCTGGGTCAAATAGAAGAACACAGGCAGACTCACCAGCCCATCAACATCCCATTCTTTGATGTGTTCTTGCACAGTCTTTGCCAAG GCTGCAGCACGGAGGTCAAAGACGACAAGTGTTGGGAGAGGGTGGAAGTCTCCTCCAACCCTCAGCAAGCCAGCAAGCTGACGGATGGGAACCCCAAGACCTACTGGGAGTCTAATGGCAACAGCACCTCCCACCATATCAACATCTATATGCATCGTGGGGTCATAATCCG GCAGATGTCTCTGTTGGTGACCAGCGAGGATTCCAGCTACATGCCAGCTCGTATTATGGTCATGGGAGGGGAGAGCGCAGCCAGTGTCAGCATCAAGCTCAATACG GTGACTGTCCCGCCATCGGCCAGCAGAGTGATCCTTCTGGAGAACATGAACTGCTTCTGGCCCATCATACAGATCAAGATCAAGCGCTGCCAGCAG GGGGGCATTGACACTCGCGTGCGTGGCATCGAGGTGCTGGGTCCCAAGCCCACCTTCTGGCCCATCTTCAAGGAGCAGCTGTGCCGGCGCACATACCTCTTCTACACCACCAAGGCGCACACCTGGTGCCAGGAAATCTCGGAAGACCggatgcagctgctgcagctcttCAACAG GTTGAACAGTGCCTTGCGCCACGAGCAGGTCTTTGCCGACCGCTTCCTTCCCGACGACGAAGCTGCCCAGGCCctgggcaagacctgctgggaggCTCTGATCAGCCCTTTGGTGCAGAGCATCACCACTCCAG ATCCCAGCGGCATCAGCCCCCTTTCCTGGCTCCTGAGCCAATACCTGGAGAACCTGGAGGCTTCCCGGAGCGCCAAAAGCCGGGCGGCCATCTTCAACTCTCGCGTCCGGCGCCTGAGCCACCTGCTGGTGCACGTGGACTCCAGCAGCCCTGAGCCTGAGGAGCTCAAGCCCCCCGTGAAATCCA ACGGGAAGAACGGGAAGAACAAAGAGTCGAGCTCTGGGACTGTCAAGGCAGCCGTGAAGAAGCCCAGCAGCACCACTGGCATCACCCAGTGCTGGAAAGGGGTGGTCCAGCAGCAG GTGAAGCTGTTCCTGGAGTCCTCCTGGCAGGCCCCGGACTTTGTGGAGCGCTACTGCAACACCTACCTGCGCCTCCGCACCGCCATGGAGGAGCTCTTTGGGCAGCAGATGTCCTTCATGCTGGCCCTGTGCCACGGCTTCTCTGGGGGTCTGCTGCAGCTCTCCTTCCTGACAGCCATGCAC GTGAGTGAGCAGTTTGCCCGCTACATCGACCGGTGGATCCAGGAGAGCTGGGCGGACTCTGGCAACGTGGAGACTTTGCGGCGCCTGCAGCAGAGCCTGGAGCCCGTCCTCTTCCTGGCAGGCCTGGAGTTGGCCAACACCTTCGAGCACTTCTACCG GTGCTACCTGGGAGACCGGCTCCTGTCGCAGGGCAAGACGTGGCTGGAGTGTGCGGTGGTGGAGCACATTGGGCTCTGCTTCCCCAACCGCTTCCCCCAGCAGATGCTGAAGAACCTGAGTGAgctggaggagcagcagcagcagttccacCTCTTCCAGCTGGAGCAGCTTGACAAGCACCTGCTGGAACTTGACCAGGATGGGAActgggaggcggaggaggagatggaggaaggAGAG ATGGTGGAGGCGCAGCAGCTGTTCTCTCGGGAGGAAGAGGCCGAGGTGAAGGTGCTGGCGCTGTCTCCGCGCTGCTGGACCATCTCCTCGTTCTGCTACCTGGAGGATCCTGCCCGGTTCTTCCCAGAATCCCTCAGTCAGCACCTGAGCAAGTTTGCTGACTTCTACACCCAGA GTCAGAGCCGCTTTGGGCTGGAGCACACCAAGCCGCGGCGTTTGCAGTGGACGTGGCTGGGCCACGCGGAGCTGGAGTACCAGGGCTGCCTCCTGCACGTCTCCACCCTGCAGATGTACATCCTCCTCTGCTTCAACACCGCCCAG GAGGTTTCTGTGGAAAGGCTCTTTCAAGCCACAGGTCTCTCCCCTGAGCTCCTCGATTGTGCGCTGAAACCTCTGACGACGAATGGGATCTTGACCCAGAGCCAGG GTATCTTGAGGCTGAGTGAGGGGACACTGGCCCAAGCGCCCAGCCAGCGCCTGTGGCTGTTGCCCAAGCAGACCTACTTCGATGTGGAAGAGAACAAGGGCAGGgctctggagaagaagaggaacaCCACCTGCTGCCTCCTTCTCGAGATcctgaaagaggagagagagctgCACATCGACAGCCTGGTGTTCAGG GTGATAGATGCCTGCCAGAAACGGAAGCCGGGCTCAGTCCCAAAGTTCTCCCGCTTCTGCTGCAGCAGCGCTGACGTCCTGTCCTGCGTGCTCCACCTGCTAAACCAGGGCTCCATCCAGCGCCGGGAAGACCACCCACATCTCTTGCAGTGCGTCTCCACGGAGCCCCCCGCCCTGCCGGCACCAAGGAACCAGCCTCAAGTAGTCTTCCAGACCGTTGAGATAAAAAAAGCACCCACTGCACCCTGCCCAGAAAAGAGACAGGCGTTCTCTACATTTAGGTAG